The Coffea arabica cultivar ET-39 chromosome 9e, Coffea Arabica ET-39 HiFi, whole genome shotgun sequence genome has a window encoding:
- the LOC113710139 gene encoding uncharacterized protein — protein sequence MEVYVDDMIVKSRAGPQLVPDLREILNILWENRMRLNPKKCTFGVRSGRFLDFLVSREGIRANPEKFQTIMDMTTPRNVKEVQRLAGRMAALNRFLSRSAAYLAELPTLTAPEQGETLFLYLSACNEAVSAILVREDRGAQKPIYYVSRALQGPETRYTAAEKLVLALVHAARKLRPYFQTHSIVVMTDQPLRQILTKPEVSGRMTKWAVELAEYDIGYQPRTAIKAQALADFLAEGASLSTTEPSSLPKEARPEESWVLFVDGASSKEGSGAGLLLTSPTGEELTYALRFDFPASNNEAEYEALLTGLRIAHQMGVTAIKVRSDSQFVFNQVRGEYESKEDVMKKYLAKVREARTLFDIFEIERVPRSQNKRADALSKLASASFAHLCKEVLVEVVKQKSIDQIQVLVIDSPASWMTPIVDFLSSGNLPANKIETRRLQLRAAKYAYAEGTLYKRSYSSPWLKCVTPEEGDYVLREVHEGLCAAHVGSRVLAKKCLLLGYYWPSVFQDAAALI from the exons atggaggtctacgtggacgACATGATCGTCAAGAGCCGAGCAGGACCACAGCTCGTCCCCGACCTGAGGGAGATCTTGAACATCCTCTGGGAAAATCGGATGCGGTTGAACCCGAAGAAGTGCACCTTCGGAGTTAGGTCGGGCCGGTTCCTCGATTTCTTGGTCTCTCGAGAAGGGATCCGGGCTAACCCCGAAAAATTCCAGACCATCATGGACATGACCACTCCACGGAATGTGAAAGAGGTCCAACGACTCGCGGGAAGGATGGCTGCCCTGAACAGGTTTCTCTCACGGTCCGCG GCGTATTTGGCCGAACTGCCCACCCTGACCGCCCCGGAGCAGGGAGAAACCTTGTTCCTGTACTTGTCCGCTTGCAACGAGGCCGTCAGCGCGATTTTGGTGCGGGAAGACAGGGGGGCTCAGAAGCCAATATATTATGTTAGCCGTGCCTTACAAGGTCCGGAAACGCGGTACACGGCGGCAGAAAAACTAGTTCTCGCCCTGGTGCATGCTGCCCGGAAGCTCCGACCTTACTTCCAGACCCACAGCATTGTGGTCATGACCGATCAGCCCTTGCGACAGATACTCACAAAACCTGAGGTCTCGGGTAGGATGACTAAGTGGGCCGTCGAACTTGCCGAGTACGACATCGGTTACCAGCCCCGCACCGCTATCAAAGCCCAGGCCCTAGCAGACTTCCTCGCCGAAGGAGCCAGTCTGTCCACAACTGAGCCGAGCTCTCTGCCAAAGGAGGCCAGGCCGGAAGAGTCTTGGGTACTGTTCGTGGACGGGGCCTCGAGCAAGGAGGGAAGCGGAGCTGGCCTGCTACTCACCTCGCCCACCGGGGAAGAGCTGACCTATGCGCTCAGGTTCGACTTCCCGGCGTCCAATAACGAGGCCGAGTACGAGGCCCTCTTGACAGGGTTGCGGATAGCCCACCAGATGGGTGTAACCGCGATCAAGGTTCGGAGCGACTCTCAATTTGTATTCAACCAAGTCCGCGGGGAATACGAATCTAAGGAGGATGTCATGAAGAAATATTTGGCCAAGGTACGAGAGGCGAGAACCCTGTTTGACATTTTCGAAATCGAGCGGGTGCCGAGATCACAGAACAAGCGGGCGGACGCCCTGTCGAAATTGGCATCCGCCTCGTTTGCCCACCTTTGCAAGGAAGTCCTAGTTGAGGTGGTCAAACAAAAAAGCATTGATCAGATTCAGGTCCTGGTCATAGACAGCCCGGCATCATGGATGACCCCCATCGTAGATTTCCTCAGCTCGGGAAACCTTCCCGCCAACAAAATCGAAACCCGCCGACTCCAGCTCAGAGCTGCTAAGTACGCCTACGCCGAGGGAACCCTCTACAAGAGGTCTTATTCATCCCCCTGGCTAAAGTGCGTAACTCCTGAAGAAGGCGATTACGTCCTCCGTGAAGTCCACGAAGGATTATGCGCGGCGCATGTGGGGTCCCGGGTACTGGCCAAAAAGTGCCTTCTCCTGGGCTACTATTGGCCCTCGGTGTTCCAAGATGCGGCGGCTCTGATTTAG